The proteins below are encoded in one region of Terriglobales bacterium:
- a CDS encoding SulP family inorganic anion transporter has protein sequence MTEWTPKLIQCLRGYNPRTFLADLIAGITVGLVALPLAMVFAIASGVKPEAGLYCAVIAGFLVSALGGSRAQIAGPTGAFVVVVSGIVAKYGLEGLYVVTGIAGALLIVLGATGMGTAVKFIPRPVVVGFTNGIAVIIASTQIKDFLGLKIAEVPGSFSGRMAAIAEHLGSYSASATALSVAALVVLILFARYWKRVPGAIVVLLAGTAAAALLHLHVETIGSRFGGIQAGLPHLHVPAMQWGLIPTLISPALTVALLGAIESLMSAVVADRMTGDRHNPNVELVAQGVANVASPLFGGLPATGAIARTATNIRSGAKTPVAGIVHALTVLAVLLFAAPLARFVPLSVLAAILLMVSYNMGEWHEIPELLKLSKLEITVWLVTFLLTVFADLTVAVEFGMVLAALTFIRKVSLTTTVSRVTDAYVDEGRVHILQDKEIPHYATVYRIHGPFLFGATDKIDAVTRHLNELPPIVILRLRNMTAIDSTGLLALEELADKLHASGRKMLLCGAREQPSRMLHQAEFEQHVGRENICSNIQEALARAQQLFREMVESGAVPSRRQGEARTQTV, from the coding sequence GTGACCGAGTGGACACCCAAGCTGATCCAGTGCCTGCGGGGCTATAACCCGCGAACCTTCCTTGCTGACCTGATCGCCGGCATCACGGTGGGCTTGGTGGCGCTGCCGCTGGCCATGGTCTTCGCCATCGCCAGTGGAGTCAAGCCCGAGGCGGGCCTGTACTGCGCGGTCATCGCCGGCTTCCTGGTTTCGGCGCTGGGCGGCTCGCGGGCGCAGATCGCCGGACCCACCGGCGCCTTCGTGGTGGTGGTCTCGGGCATTGTGGCCAAGTACGGCCTGGAAGGCCTGTACGTAGTGACCGGCATTGCCGGCGCGCTGCTGATCGTGCTGGGCGCCACGGGAATGGGCACGGCGGTGAAGTTCATCCCGCGCCCGGTGGTGGTGGGATTCACCAACGGCATCGCGGTGATCATCGCCAGCACGCAGATCAAGGATTTCCTCGGTCTGAAGATCGCCGAGGTTCCGGGCAGTTTTTCCGGACGCATGGCGGCCATCGCCGAGCACCTGGGAAGCTACTCTGCATCGGCGACGGCGCTGAGCGTGGCGGCGCTGGTGGTGCTGATCCTGTTCGCGCGCTACTGGAAGAGGGTGCCGGGGGCGATCGTGGTGCTGCTGGCGGGAACCGCGGCGGCGGCGCTGCTGCACCTGCACGTGGAAACCATCGGCTCACGCTTCGGCGGGATCCAGGCCGGCTTACCGCACCTGCATGTGCCGGCGATGCAATGGGGCCTGATCCCGACGCTGATCTCGCCGGCACTCACGGTGGCCCTGCTGGGCGCGATCGAGTCACTGATGTCGGCGGTGGTGGCCGACCGCATGACCGGCGACCGGCACAATCCCAACGTCGAGCTGGTCGCCCAGGGTGTAGCCAACGTGGCTTCCCCGCTGTTCGGCGGGCTGCCGGCCACCGGCGCCATCGCGCGCACCGCCACCAACATCCGTTCGGGCGCAAAGACTCCGGTGGCGGGAATCGTGCACGCGCTCACGGTGCTGGCGGTGCTGCTGTTCGCGGCGCCCCTGGCGCGCTTTGTGCCGCTGTCCGTACTGGCCGCCATCCTGCTCATGGTTTCGTACAACATGGGCGAGTGGCATGAGATCCCGGAACTGCTGAAGCTTTCGAAGCTCGAGATTACGGTCTGGCTGGTGACCTTCCTGCTGACGGTGTTCGCCGACCTGACGGTGGCGGTGGAGTTCGGCATGGTGCTGGCGGCGCTCACCTTCATCCGCAAGGTGAGCCTGACCACGACGGTCTCGCGCGTGACCGACGCCTACGTGGATGAAGGCCGGGTGCACATCCTGCAGGACAAGGAGATCCCCCACTACGCCACCGTGTACCGCATCCACGGGCCATTCCTGTTCGGCGCCACGGACAAGATCGATGCCGTGACGCGGCACCTGAACGAGCTTCCGCCCATCGTGATCCTGCGACTGCGCAACATGACCGCTATCGATTCGACCGGCCTGCTGGCGCTGGAGGAGCTGGCGGACAAGCTGCACGCCTCCGGCCGCAAGATGCTGCTGTGCGGCGCGCGGGAGCAGCCCTCGCGCATGCTCCATCAGGCGGAATTCGAGCAGCACGTGGGGCGGGAGAACATCTGCAGCAATATCCAGGAAGCGCTGGCGCGGGCGCAGCAGTTGTTCCGGGAGATGGTCGAGTCGGGCGCGGTGCCGTCGCGACGGCAGGGCGAGGCCCGAACGCAAACGGTTTAG
- a CDS encoding TldD/PmbA family protein: protein MSWKEIAGYSLETARVRGATYADVRVVDDRQRALLTKNGKVGYASDSESMGLGVRVIADGRWGFAATQELDRESVQAAGARAVAIARASARVKEDDVRLAPEAAVQAEWASPVGIDPFSVSIERNLALLMQVDAELRATPGVTLAEALLNFRRYEQWFYSSEGSEIHQTRTITGAGCAAYSFGEHELQKRSYPNSFGGQYQTRGYELVDELKLVENARRIGEEAVALHKADQCPEGRFTIVLDSSQLGLQIHESVGHPIELDRVLGMEANFAGTSFLTLEKLHNLRYGSDLVNVVADATEAHGPGLGTFAYDDEGVAAQCTPIITRGQFTGYLTSRETAGAIGASRSGGTMRADGWHRIPLIRMTNVSILPGDDPLTLEQLIASTDHGIFMQTNRSWSIDDKRYNFQFGCEIGWEIKNGRLGRLLKNPSYSGITTEFWNSMDAICSRDQWTLWGTPNCGKGQPMQTMGTGHGAAPARFRNVQVGSAYRGN from the coding sequence ATGTCCTGGAAGGAAATCGCCGGTTACTCGCTGGAGACCGCTCGCGTGCGTGGCGCGACCTACGCCGATGTGCGCGTGGTGGATGACCGCCAGCGCGCGCTGCTCACCAAGAACGGCAAGGTGGGCTACGCGTCGGATTCCGAGTCCATGGGCTTGGGCGTGCGCGTCATCGCCGACGGACGCTGGGGATTCGCCGCCACCCAGGAGCTGGACCGCGAATCCGTGCAAGCGGCTGGCGCGCGCGCCGTCGCCATCGCGCGCGCCTCGGCCCGCGTGAAGGAAGATGATGTCCGGCTTGCCCCTGAAGCCGCGGTTCAGGCCGAATGGGCCTCGCCGGTCGGCATCGATCCTTTTTCCGTCTCCATCGAGCGGAACCTGGCGCTGCTCATGCAGGTGGATGCCGAGCTGCGCGCCACGCCCGGCGTCACCCTGGCCGAGGCCCTGCTGAATTTCCGCCGTTACGAGCAGTGGTTCTACTCCTCCGAGGGCTCCGAGATTCACCAGACCCGCACCATCACCGGCGCGGGCTGCGCTGCCTACTCGTTCGGCGAGCACGAATTGCAGAAGCGCTCCTATCCCAACTCCTTCGGCGGACAGTACCAGACCCGCGGCTACGAACTGGTCGACGAGCTCAAGCTGGTGGAGAACGCCCGCCGCATCGGCGAGGAAGCGGTGGCGCTGCACAAGGCCGACCAGTGTCCCGAGGGCCGCTTCACCATCGTGCTGGATTCCTCCCAGCTCGGCCTGCAGATCCACGAATCCGTCGGGCATCCCATCGAACTGGACCGCGTGCTGGGCATGGAGGCCAACTTCGCCGGCACTTCGTTCCTGACTCTGGAGAAGCTGCACAACCTGCGCTACGGCAGCGACCTGGTGAACGTGGTTGCCGACGCCACCGAAGCCCACGGTCCCGGGCTCGGCACCTTCGCCTATGACGACGAAGGCGTGGCCGCGCAGTGCACGCCCATCATCACCCGCGGGCAGTTCACCGGCTACCTGACCTCGCGCGAGACGGCGGGCGCCATCGGAGCTTCCCGTTCCGGCGGCACCATGCGCGCCGACGGCTGGCACCGCATCCCGCTCATCCGCATGACCAACGTCAGCATCCTGCCGGGCGACGATCCGCTCACGCTCGAGCAGCTCATCGCCTCCACCGACCACGGTATCTTCATGCAGACCAACCGTTCCTGGTCCATCGACGACAAGCGCTACAACTTCCAGTTCGGCTGCGAGATCGGATGGGAGATCAAGAACGGCCGCCTGGGACGCCTGCTCAAGAATCCGTCCTATTCCGGCATCACCACCGAGTTCTGGAATTCCATGGACGCCATCTGCTCCCGCGACCAGTGGACGCTGTGGGGCACGCCCAACTGCGGCAAAGGCCAGCCCATGCAGACCATGGGCACGGGCCACGGAGCCGCCCCTGCGCGATTTCGCAACGTGCAGGTGGGGAGTGCATATCGAGGAAACTGA
- a CDS encoding four helix bundle protein: MKDFRQLRVWDKAHRLTLAIYPATAKFPAEERYGLTAQLRRCSASIGANIAEGCGRSGDGNFQRFLDVAMGSANELDYHLLLARDLKYLEATAYEQLNRQSFEVKRMLSTLIRKVSTDRRG, from the coding sequence ATGAAGGACTTTCGACAACTCAGGGTTTGGGACAAAGCTCACAGGCTGACTTTGGCCATATATCCGGCAACTGCGAAGTTTCCGGCTGAGGAACGCTATGGTCTAACAGCTCAGCTGCGGCGCTGCAGTGCCTCCATTGGCGCTAACATCGCAGAGGGTTGTGGAAGAAGTGGTGATGGTAACTTCCAGCGGTTTCTCGACGTCGCCATGGGTTCCGCGAATGAACTTGACTACCATCTCCTGCTCGCGCGGGATTTGAAGTACCTGGAAGCTACCGCCTACGAACAGCTCAACCGTCAGTCGTTCGAAGTCAAGCGAATGCTGTCAACCCTGATCCGCAAGGTGAGCACAGACCGCCGTGGCTAA